In Pyrus communis chromosome 1, drPyrComm1.1, whole genome shotgun sequence, the following are encoded in one genomic region:
- the LOC137725651 gene encoding uncharacterized protein, which yields MASGEMVSGVSDLRERTAEVQDVAKSKPKLKDLQASMETMEERLEKVERTILEFDTRLDEDVVDKEEIQTMVDDGKDELRGLVEGLRDELIGALNTMADKMRREVQVHLDNIEARFVALQEEIKDTRELKGDVAFCKEAVVKQFVQGPREIKALDSKIIDSFKPKSYNGKREAKELDTFVWNVERYFKYLKLEDDEYKIATATMFLADNALMWWRRRSMEIEQGTFSLTTWDEFKKDLMLHFYPQNAKYEAKEKLRWLKQTGSVKDYVNTFVSLLFEVPNMLEEDKLMYFMSGLQNWAKLELQRRHVQTLSDAIAAAESLIEFRSSHQGDSKSTGKRGNHEKSGGAHKPKDKAETSKGAETSKPKEKKADKHDKGKGKSWQPTCYLCNGPHMMRDCPQKNALKAIAFKEDKAEESNDARMGCIRLLNAIQTTLPQPKAQVEGGSLFVDVKTGDKTTRVLVDTRATHNFMTSEEATRLGLRVTKEPGSVKTVNSAATPIVGIARNVQVDIGAWKGKIDFTIVKMDDYGVVIGLEFMDKVRAFPIPFYNILCILDNGRQPCLVPLERQAKKCTQHLSAMQFAKS from the coding sequence ATGGCAAGTGGAGAGATGGTGTCCGGAGTCTCCGACCTAAGGGAGCGTACTGCCGAGGTCCAAGATgttgccaagagcaagccaaagttAAAGGACTTGCAAGCATCGATGGAGACCATGGAGGAGCGACTCGAGAAGGTGGAACGAACCATACTCGAGTTCGATACTCGACTTGATGAGGACGTTGTCGACAAGGAGGAAATCCAAACCATGGTGGACGATGGTAAGGATGAACTGCGTGGCTTGGTGGAAGGGCTACGAGATGAGCTCATTGGCGCCCTCAACACCATGGCAGACAAGATGCGGAGGGAAGTCCAGGTTCACCTTGACAACATAGAGGCAAGGTTTGTGGCGCTTCAAGAGGAGATAAAAGACACAAGAGAACTTAAGGGAGATGTGGCGTTTTGTAAAGAAGCAGTTGTGAAGCAATTCGTGCAAGGGCCGAGGGAAATCAAGGCGTTGGACTCCAAGATAATCGACTCCTTTAAGCCCAAATCCTATAATGGGAAAAGGGAAGCAAAGGAGCTCGACACATTCGTGTGGAACGTGGAGCGATACTTCAAGTACCTGAAGCTTGAAGATGACGAGTACAAAATCGCAACGGCAACCATGTTCTTAGCTGACAATGCCCTTATGTGGTGGCGTCGCCGGAGCATGGAGATTGAACAAGGTACGTTCTCCCTCACCACTTGGGATGAATTTAAGAAAGATCTTATGTTGCACTTCTATCCCCAAAATGCCAAGTACGAAGCCAAGGAGAAACTAAGGTGGCTCAAGCAAACGGGGAGCGTCAAAGACTATGTCAACACCTTCGTGAGTTTGTTATTCGAGGTGCCCAACATGTTAGAGGAAGACAAGCTCATGTACTTCATGAGTGGACTGCAAAATTGGGCAAAACTCGAACTACAAAGGAGACACGTGCAAACATTGTCTGATGCCATTGCCGCCGCCGAATCCTTGATTGAGTTTAGATCAAGCCACCAAGGTGATTCCAAGTCCACGGGGAAGAGGGGTAACCATGAGAAAAGTGGGGGAGCACATAAGCCGAAGGATAAGGCTGAGACAAGCAAAGGGGCTGAGACAAGCAAACCGAAGGAGAAGAAAGCCGATAAGCATGACAAAGGCAAGGGTAAGTCTTGGCAACCCACTTGTTACTTATGCAACGGCCCTCACATGATGCGAGATTGCCCACAAAAGAACGCCCTTAAGGCCATAGCTTTCAAGGAGGACAAGGCCGAGGAGAGTAACGATGCAAGGATGGGATGCATCCGTCTGCTGAATGCCATCCAAACAACCCTCCCACAACCTAAGGCTCAAGTTGAGGGAGGATCATTGTTCGTCGACGTCAAGACTGGTGACAAGACAACGCGTGTGTTGGTGGACACGAGAGCAACCCACAACTTCATGACGTCGGAGGAAGCCACAAGGCTTGGCCTCCGAGTCACAAAGGAGCCCGGTAGCGTGAAGACGGTAAATTCTGCTGCCACCCCCATTGTCGGAATTGCGCGCAATGTACAAGTAGACATTGGCGCATGGAAGGGAAAGATCGACTTCACCATAGTCAAGATGGACGACTATGGCGTAGTCATTGGGTTAGAGTTCATGGACAAGGTACGAGCCTTTCCCATTCCCTTCTACAATATTTTATGTATCTTGGACAACGGAAGACAACCTTGCCTGGTGCCATTGGAGAGGCAAGCCAAGAAGTGTACCCAGCACTTGTCGGCAATGCAATTTGCCAAGTCCTAG